CGCGAGCAGTCCGAACACCTCTTCGCATACGTCGACGCAGCGTGCGGCGTCGAGTACGCCGGCATCGATACAGTCCGGTTCGGACAGGAAGAGGAACTCTGTACGTGGACTCATAGTGACTCCTGCAAAAGCGTGGGCAGCCGGAAAGGGCTGGGCGACTGAAGAATTGGAGGGATGGCCGGGGTTCTTCCAAGGCGAGAGAGACTGCCTCGAACTCGGCAGTGCCTACTTTGCCACCGGATGATTGATCGGTCTAGCGATAGATTTCGGCATATAACGTTCGAAGAACTCGATCGATAAAAGGCGGACAGTGTTCATCTCCCTAAGTGGGCCCGCAGGGGCGGCCACATGCCACACGGGCCGGGCTGGCGGACTTTGCCGATCTGCCGTGGGTGCTCAAACCGAAAGGCAAAACCGCGCGAGTATGGCTTGAATCAGCCTGCGGGGCAGCAGGATGACCTGCGATCCACGCCACGCACTCGGGCGTGCGTAACAATGCCCGATGGTGACAAGACGTCAGGCTCATCCGTTCGGGCACATGACACTTCGTCTAGTGTGTCCGCGCGCGAGTGATTCGACACTTTGTATATGACCCCCACCACACCGCCGCATGAGGGCCTCGCCAGTGCGGGTTCTCCCACCGCGCCGGACCAGACGGAGCTGCTGCCGTTCTATCACGAGGAGTTCCTGGACGAGCCGTACCCGCATTTCCGCCGGCTCCGAGATGAATTTCCTGTCCTCAAACTCGAGGACGGCAGGTATGTGGTATCGCGGTACGACGACGTTTCCACACTGTTGCGGCACACAAAGAGTTCTGTGCAGCAACTCGATTTCGGGGCCTTTGACATCTTCCACTCTGCCGTGATTGGAATCGATCCGCCTGCGCACACCTGGCACAGAAGACTCGTCAACAATCTGTTCACGCCCAAATCGGTACGCAGTTGGATGGCCACCACGGCTTCGATCGTCGACCGCGCGCTGTCCGAGGCGGAAACGCCAGGGCAGATCGAGGCGGTACGTGAACTGTGCCTTGTTCCAACGCATGCAACGATGTGCTCGATGCTGGGCATGGCTGCCGAGCATGCCGATGAGGTCCGGCATTACACGTATCAGTTTGCTCGGGGGTTTGGCCTCGTTGCCACCGAAGATGATCTGCGGGCCGGTGCTGAGGGCAGTGCGTGGCTGGAGGACTATTGTGCCGATGCGATAGAGAAGGTGCGCCGAGATCCCCAACCGGGTGTCATTGCCGCCTATCTCGAGGCCGAAGACCGCGGTGACATTACCCGGCGGGAAACCACGGCCAGCATCATGCTCTTTCTGGCGACGGGACACTTTTCGACGGCAACGCTGGCCGCGCATGGGTTGGAGCGCATGGCCTCGGACCCTGAGCTTTTCGCCGCTTTCCGAGACGATCCCGCCGTTCGACCCAAGGTGATCAACGAACTGCTCCGATTCGTCACTCCGGAGACTGGAGTGACGCGTCTGACACTCGAGGACGTGGAGGTGGCCGGCACCGTTCTGCCCGCTGGCTCGACGGTCTACGTCCTCCTCGCATCAGCCAACCGTGACGAGCGTGTGTTTGCAGACCCAGACCGGTTCGATTACCACCGCTCAACCCAGGGACGTCAGCACCTTGCGTTTGCTGCTGGGCCGCATTCGTGTATGGGGCAGATCTTGGCGCGCCAAGCAACCGACACGATCATGACTGCGGTGACGCAGCGGTGCGCACGCATCGAGCTCGCCGGCGAGCCCGAGTACAACAGCATCCAGCATGCACGGCAATGGAAGACGATGAATCTGAAACTAGCCTTCTAGTAGCCTGCCTGCCGTATGGCGGATGGGTCTGCTGCACGAATAGGTGACATCTTGACCTGATCGTGCAGCAGACCCGATCATCTAGTCCAGGGACCTGATCTAAGCTAAGGCATCTTGGGAACGGGCAACGGAGCGATCCAACGCCTCCACGGCGCTTGTATTTTGTGGCGGCGCACGTGTGCGCAACGAAAGGTCGCAGACCGTAGGCGCGTCCTCGCTCGTCGTATGTGGTCAGGCGTCAGACCAAACCCGTCCAAATTACTGTGCCATGGTTGCTTTCGGTAGTGGCGCTCTTCTGTCCGCGCGGCATCGGCCCGGCGAGGCCCATCGAACGGGCCGACCCACGGCCGACGGCAGGGCGATGACATCACAACAAACATCGAGGGTGTAAGCCCTCAACGGACCTTGATTCGGACTTCATCGTTTCAGTCCAACCACATTCGTCCGATGCAGTAACACAAACTCCGCCAGGACCGAGGCGGCTCGTCTGAGTTTGGGATGTTCAGGTCGTCGGTCGGGCGCACCGTCGGTTCTGCTGGTGGTCCCACTTCGCGCGGACCTCGCGAAGCTCGTCAGTGGCCCCTTGCCACCCATTCGTCGTAGCCGACTATCTCGTCGCCGATCTTGGTGGTGTCGCCGTGCCCGGTGTAGACCACGGTGTCCTCGGGCAGCGTGCCGAGGCGGTTCTTGATCGAGTCCAGGATCGTCGGGAAGTCGGAGAACGACCGACCCGTTGCTCCGGGTCCACCCTGGAAAAGGGTGTCGCCAGAGAAGACAGCGCCGAGTCCGGGCGCAAACCAGCACATCGAGCCGGGCGAGTGGCCGGGGGTGTGCAGGCCGATGAGTTCGATACCGCCGGCGCGTACGGTCATGCCGTCGTCGACGGTGTTGAACTCCTTGCCGGGGTGGGCCATCTGCCACAGCACGTCATCGGCGGGGTGCAGCAGCACCGGGGCATCGAGAGCCCGACTGAGTTCGGGGGCGACGATGACGTGATCGTTGTGTCCGTGGGTGCAGATTACGGCGACGACATTGCGCCCGGCGACAGCATCGATGATGGGTTGTGCGCTGTGGGCGGCGTCGAACACCACGACGTCGGAGTCATCGCCGACGACCCAGATGTTGTTGTCGACATCCCAGGAGCCGCCGTCGAGCTCGAACTTCCCGGACGTCACCACCCGGGCGATGTTGCCGGCGCTCACAGGATCACCACCGAACGCAGGACTTCGCCGGCGTGCATCTTGTGGAACGCGTCTTCGATGTCGTCGAGGCCGATGCGTTCGGAGACGAACTTCTCCAGCGGTAGGCGGCCCTGCAGGTACAGGCTGATCAGGGTGGGGAAGTCGCGTTCGGGCAGACAGTCGCCGTACCAGCTGGACTTCAGGGATCCGCCGCGGGAGAAGAAGTCCACCAGCGGCATTTCCAGTGTCATCGCCGGGGTGGGCACCCCGACCAGGACCACGGTGCCGGCCAGGTCGCGGGCGTAGAACGCCTGCTTCCACGTCTCGGGGCGCCCCACGGCATCGATGACGACGTCAGCGCCGAAGCCGCCGGTCAGATTCTGAATCGAGGTCACGACATCGGTGTCTGCCGCGTTCACCGTGTGCGTGGCGCCGAATTCTCTAGCCTGAGCCAACTTTCGGTCGTCAAGGTCCACGGCGATGATGGTTTTGGCGCCCACCAGCGCGGCGCCGGCAACGGCGGCCTCCCCGACCCCGCCGCAGCCGATGACGGCCACGGTGTCGTCGCGGTTGATCGCGCCGGTGTTGATGGCCGCCCCGATACCGGCCATTACCCCGCACCCGAGCAGTCCGGCCACCGCCGGGTCGGCCTCGGGATCGACCTTGGTGCACTGGCCTTCGTGGACCAGCGTCTTCTCGACGAACGCACCGATGCCGAGCGCAGGAGAGAGTTCGGTGCCGTCGGTCAACGTCATCTTCTGGGTGGCGTTGTAGGTGTCGAAACAGAGGTGTGGGCGACCGCGCTTGCAGGCCCGGCACTGGCCGCACACCGCACGCCAGTTCAGGACCACGAAATCGCCGGGTCCGACGTTGACCACACCGTCGCCGACCGCTTCGACAGTGCCCGAGGCCTCGTGACCCAGCAGAAACGGATAGTCGTCGTTGATGCCGCCCTCGCGGTAGGTCAGGTCGGTATGGCAGACCCCGCAGGCAATGATCTTCACCACCACCTCACCGGGCCCGGGATCGGGAATCACGATGTCGGTGACCTCCACGGGGGTCCCCTTGGACCGAGAAATCACACCACGCACTGTCTGACTCATTAACGAAATCTCCATTCTCTCTGGTTCGCCTTGGGATTGGTGTCGCCCTGCTCGTTGGGCTCTGATCCCGACGTCCTGCGGTCCGCGCTAAGTTGCTCGCCTGCGAAAGCAGGACTCAAATTCGACAATTGGTCGGGTACGGAGACTTGGCGTGAGGTCCGCGGGCGATGGCGGGGATCGGTGGGCCGCAGAAGGACTTTGGCTCGTGCGGCCCGGAAGAAGAGAAGTCAGAAGACGGTGTATACCTTCAGCACCGTCTCGTGAAGCTCCCACACACCGCTCCAGCCCTTCGGGAAGACCGCGCTTTCGCCGGAGGTGAGTTCGAGAGGTCGGCCGCCATCCTCGGTCACCGTCATCCGACCGGAGAAGATCGTGAAGGACTCATTGGTCTCGAACTTCCAGTGCGACGAACCGGCCGCACATTTCCATATGCCGACTTCGAGGATTCCGTCACCCGCCCAAAGTTTCTTGCCCTCGGTGGCCATCGGTGCCCCTGTTCCCTCGGGCAGGGGACCCCAGTCTTCGAGTGTCACTGAGTGGGGGTCGGGGATGATTGCCGCGCTCAGCGGTGATGTGCCTGAAATGGTCAATTTTCTCCTGCTATCACGTGTGGAGGTGGTCGGCGTGTGGCCTCACACTTCGGCGGGTGCAAATGTCTCGTGGGCCCACGTGATCGCGGTATCGCAGGGATCGAGACCGCTGTCGGCATCGTGGCGACCGGTATCACCGATCTGCGTTGCACCTAGATCGACGACCGCCTCTATCAGTGTTGCGATCCCGTTGTTGTAGGTGTCGTAGCTGCTGTCGCCCAGGCCGAAGGCGGCAAATCGCGTGGACGAGAGATCGGGCTTCAGGTGTTTCAGTGCGTCGAAGAATGGAATGGCGGTGTCCGGTAGGTCACCTTCTCCATAGGTGGAGGTGATGAGGATGACCATCTGTTGCCCGCAGAGATCCTCCACGGGGTAGTCCCCCATACTGTGGACCTCGCCTGTGAATCCGAAAGTAGCTAGCGCCGTGGATATTTCGTCGGCAACCATCTCGGCGTTGCCGGTTTCGGTCCCGAAGAGGATGGTGGCTGTTGTCACTGGTCCGACTCCCTGCGTGGTTGTTGTTGCGCCCGGGTATCGCCGACAGTCTGCGCTGCATGCAGTGCAGCGTGAGAATCAAGTGCTGCCATTGCGATCGAGAGCATGTGCTTGCGATCGGTAATCTTGCGCCGGCACCGGCCGGGCGGGGCTTCTCTCTTTTCGAAGGCCTCGATTCGCTGCCAATCTGCGAAAGACACGACATTCCGAAGTGACGACGCCACCGCGGTAAAGCCCGCTCGGCCGATTTCGAGCCGCCCGCTCACCACGTCGTCGGTGATGGCGTCGACCACTCGTTGAGCGTCCTTGCGGTTCTCGGGAATACCGCCTCGCGGTCCACGGCTGAGCCAACCCACCCGGTATACGTTGTCCCCCGACCACTCCCCGGTCGGACAGCTCTGGTCCTCTTGAGCCCCATGGGTGAATCCAATTGCAGTGATGACGGAATCAACGACGATTTCGGTCACGGGAGTAGGCCCATGGGGCAGCCTTGCCCTCAGAAGTGTGCGACCGCCGCTGCTTTCGATCGATTCAGGAGTGAGTTGGAAGTGTAGCCGCACTTGAGTGCGCGTCTGTTCCGGTGGGAGGGAGTTTGTGGCGGTGCCGATGTGCGGACGCAGCAGATCTGCTGCGGGCCCGTTGTCGTTGTCGCTCAGGCCGGTTACGGTGACGTCGATGTTCGGCAGGGACAAAAGTTCTCGCAACATGGCAAGGTCGAACTTCGCGTGAGACAACCCAGATCGGCTGATGACGTCGATGCTGCTGGGTCTCCTGGGGCGGAGTTGCTCGAGTAGTTCATCGTCGATGTCAGACCCATCCAACTCCTGGGGATCTTTCGCCATCAGTCGAACCACATCGATGGCGACGTTACCCATCCCGACTACGGCCAACTGCCGCCCGAGTGCGGTATAACGTCCATCTGAGTTGCGCGGAATCGCTTGTACCGGATAGCTGTTGAGTGCGCGGAGTAGTGTTCCAGCTCCGATCACGCGCGTCCCTGCTTGCCTGGGAATCTCCAGTGGTCGATCCTGAGGAAGCCCGGTCGCGAGTACAACGATGTCGAAACAACGAGCAAGATCTGCGAAAGTGATGTCGGCGCCGACCGAAACGTTACCGGCGAACCGGACGCCGTCGCGCGTGAAGAGTCGGTCGAACTGACGTGTCACGTTCTTGGCGCCCTGATGGTCGGCCGCGATACCGTAACGGACAAGACCGTAAGGCGCCGGCATTGACTCGAAGACGGTGATCTCGGATCCCGGCCACTTCTTCGTAAGGAAGGACGCGGCATAACATCCAGACGGCCCACTCCCGACCACTGCGATTGTGGGGTGCGGACAGCTCGAGGTGGCGTCGTCGAACGCCTCAGGTGGGGTGCAGCGCTCCGTCTCAGCTGGTAATTGAGTTGCGCTAGAGC
The DNA window shown above is from Mycolicibacterium confluentis and carries:
- a CDS encoding flavodoxin domain-containing protein; this encodes MTTATILFGTETGNAEMVADEISTALATFGFTGEVHSMGDYPVEDLCGQQMVILITSTYGEGDLPDTAIPFFDALKHLKPDLSSTRFAAFGLGDSSYDTYNNGIATLIEAVVDLGATQIGDTGRHDADSGLDPCDTAITWAHETFAPAEV
- a CDS encoding MBL fold metallo-hydrolase, with product MVTSGKFELDGGSWDVDNNIWVVGDDSDVVVFDAAHSAQPIIDAVAGRNVVAVICTHGHNDHVIVAPELSRALDAPVLLHPADDVLWQMAHPGKEFNTVDDGMTVRAGGIELIGLHTPGHSPGSMCWFAPGLGAVFSGDTLFQGGPGATGRSFSDFPTILDSIKNRLGTLPEDTVVYTGHGDTTKIGDEIVGYDEWVARGH
- a CDS encoding NAD(P)-binding protein, which encodes MTDEKRSSATQLPAETERCTPPEAFDDATSSCPHPTIAVVGSGPSGCYAASFLTKKWPGSEITVFESMPAPYGLVRYGIAADHQGAKNVTRQFDRLFTRDGVRFAGNVSVGADITFADLARCFDIVVLATGLPQDRPLEIPRQAGTRVIGAGTLLRALNSYPVQAIPRNSDGRYTALGRQLAVVGMGNVAIDVVRLMAKDPQELDGSDIDDELLEQLRPRRPSSIDVISRSGLSHAKFDLAMLRELLSLPNIDVTVTGLSDNDNGPAADLLRPHIGTATNSLPPEQTRTQVRLHFQLTPESIESSGGRTLLRARLPHGPTPVTEIVVDSVITAIGFTHGAQEDQSCPTGEWSGDNVYRVGWLSRGPRGGIPENRKDAQRVVDAITDDVVSGRLEIGRAGFTAVASSLRNVVSFADWQRIEAFEKREAPPGRCRRKITDRKHMLSIAMAALDSHAALHAAQTVGDTRAQQQPRRESDQ
- a CDS encoding cupin domain-containing protein; this translates as MATEGKKLWAGDGILEVGIWKCAAGSSHWKFETNESFTIFSGRMTVTEDGGRPLELTSGESAVFPKGWSGVWELHETVLKVYTVF
- a CDS encoding cytochrome P450; amino-acid sequence: MTPTTPPHEGLASAGSPTAPDQTELLPFYHEEFLDEPYPHFRRLRDEFPVLKLEDGRYVVSRYDDVSTLLRHTKSSVQQLDFGAFDIFHSAVIGIDPPAHTWHRRLVNNLFTPKSVRSWMATTASIVDRALSEAETPGQIEAVRELCLVPTHATMCSMLGMAAEHADEVRHYTYQFARGFGLVATEDDLRAGAEGSAWLEDYCADAIEKVRRDPQPGVIAAYLEAEDRGDITRRETTASIMLFLATGHFSTATLAAHGLERMASDPELFAAFRDDPAVRPKVINELLRFVTPETGVTRLTLEDVEVAGTVLPAGSTVYVLLASANRDERVFADPDRFDYHRSTQGRQHLAFAAGPHSCMGQILARQATDTIMTAVTQRCARIELAGEPEYNSIQHARQWKTMNLKLAF
- a CDS encoding S-(hydroxymethyl)mycothiol dehydrogenase, translated to MSQTVRGVISRSKGTPVEVTDIVIPDPGPGEVVVKIIACGVCHTDLTYREGGINDDYPFLLGHEASGTVEAVGDGVVNVGPGDFVVLNWRAVCGQCRACKRGRPHLCFDTYNATQKMTLTDGTELSPALGIGAFVEKTLVHEGQCTKVDPEADPAVAGLLGCGVMAGIGAAINTGAINRDDTVAVIGCGGVGEAAVAGAALVGAKTIIAVDLDDRKLAQAREFGATHTVNAADTDVVTSIQNLTGGFGADVVIDAVGRPETWKQAFYARDLAGTVVLVGVPTPAMTLEMPLVDFFSRGGSLKSSWYGDCLPERDFPTLISLYLQGRLPLEKFVSERIGLDDIEDAFHKMHAGEVLRSVVIL